Proteins co-encoded in one Microtus ochrogaster isolate Prairie Vole_2 unplaced genomic scaffold, MicOch1.0 UNK81, whole genome shotgun sequence genomic window:
- the Fkbp8 gene encoding peptidyl-prolyl cis-trans isomerase FKBP8 isoform X1, producing the protein MASWAEPSEPAARPPAGVPPLEDFEVLDGVEDADGEEEEEEEEDDLSGLPPLEDMGQLTVEETEQPGALAREFLAATEPEPAPAPAPEEWLDILGSGLLRKKTLVPGPPGSSRPLKGQVVTVHLQMSLENGTHVQEEPELTFTLGDCDVIQALDLSVPLMDVGETAMVTADSKYCYGPQGSRSPYIPPHAALCLEVTLKMAEDGPDLEMLSGQERVALANRKRECGNAHYQRADFVLAANSYDLAIKAITSSAKVDMTCEEEEQLLQLKVKCLNNLAASQLKLDHYRAALRSCSQVLEHQPDNIKALFRKGKVLAQQGEYSEAIPILRAALKLEPSNKTIHAELSKLVKKRAAQRSTETALYRKMLGNPSRLPAKCPGKGAWSIPWKWLFGATAVALGGVALSVVIAARN; encoded by the exons ATGGCGTCCTGGGCTGAGCCCTCTGAGCCTGCTGCTCGGCCACCTGCTGGGGTCCCACCATTGGAGGACTTTGAGGTGCTTGATGGGGTAGAAGATGcagatggggaagaggaagaagaggaggaagaagatgaccTCAGTGGGCTGCCGCCACTAGAGGATATGGGACAGCTGACAGTGGAGGAGACAGAGCAGCCAGGAGCCCTGGCTCGGGAGTTCCTGGCAGCCACAGAACCTgagccagccccagccccagctcctgaAGAGTGGCTGGACATCCTGG GAAGCGGACTGCTGCGGAAGAAGACACTGGTCCCTGGCCCGCCAGGCTCTAGCCGCCCTCTCAAGGGCCAGGTGGTGACCGTGCACCTGCAGATGTCCCTAGAAAATGGCACCCACGTACAGGAAGAGCCTGAACTGACCTTCACGCTGGGAGACTGTGATGTCATCCAG GCCTTGGACCTCAGTGTCCCGCTCATGGATGTGGGCGAGACAGCCATGGTCACCGCTGACTCCAAGTACTGCTACGGTCCCCAAGGCAG CAGGAGCCCGTACATCCCCCCCCACGCGGCCCTGTGTCTGGAAGTCACCCTGAAGATGGCAGAGGATGGACCTGACCTAGAGATGCTGAGTGGGCAGGAGCGTGTGGCTCTGGCAAACCGCAAGCGGGAGTGTGGCAATGCCCACTACCAGCGTGCTGACTTTGTGCTGGCTGCCAACTCCTATGACTTGGCCATCAAGGCCATCACCTCCAGTGCCAAAG TGGACATGACctgtgaggaagaggagcagCTGCTACAACTGAAGGTCAAGTGTCTGAACAACCTTGCGGCTTCGCAGCTGAAGCTGGACCACTACCGCGCAGCACTGCGCTCCTGCAGCCAGGTGCTGGAACACCAGCCCGACAACATCAAGGCGCTGTTCCGCAAGGGCAAG GTGCTGGCTCAGCAAGGAGAATATAGTGAGGCCATCCCTATCCTGAGGGCTGCCCTGAAGCTGGAGCCTTCCAACAAG aCGATCCATGCGGAGCTCTCAAAGCTGGTGAAGAAGCGTGCTGCACAGCGGAGCACAGAGACCGCCCTGTACCGAAAGATGCTGGGCAACCCCAGCCGGCTGCCTGCCAAGTGTCCGGGCAAGGGGGCCTGG TCCATCCCATGGAAGTGGCTGTTTGGGGCGACTGCTGTGGCCCTGGGGGGCGTGGCTCTCTCTGTGGTCATTGCTGCCAGGAACTGA
- the Fkbp8 gene encoding peptidyl-prolyl cis-trans isomerase FKBP8 isoform X2 produces MASWAEPSEPAARPPAGVPPLEDFEVLDGVEDADGEEEEEEEEDDLSGLPPLEDMGQLTVEETEQPGALAREFLAATEPEPAPAPAPEEWLDILGSGLLRKKTLVPGPPGSSRPLKGQVVTVHLQMSLENGTHVQEEPELTFTLGDCDVIQALDLSVPLMDVGETAMVTADSKYCYGPQGRSPYIPPHAALCLEVTLKMAEDGPDLEMLSGQERVALANRKRECGNAHYQRADFVLAANSYDLAIKAITSSAKVDMTCEEEEQLLQLKVKCLNNLAASQLKLDHYRAALRSCSQVLEHQPDNIKALFRKGKVLAQQGEYSEAIPILRAALKLEPSNKTIHAELSKLVKKRAAQRSTETALYRKMLGNPSRLPAKCPGKGAWSIPWKWLFGATAVALGGVALSVVIAARN; encoded by the exons ATGGCGTCCTGGGCTGAGCCCTCTGAGCCTGCTGCTCGGCCACCTGCTGGGGTCCCACCATTGGAGGACTTTGAGGTGCTTGATGGGGTAGAAGATGcagatggggaagaggaagaagaggaggaagaagatgaccTCAGTGGGCTGCCGCCACTAGAGGATATGGGACAGCTGACAGTGGAGGAGACAGAGCAGCCAGGAGCCCTGGCTCGGGAGTTCCTGGCAGCCACAGAACCTgagccagccccagccccagctcctgaAGAGTGGCTGGACATCCTGG GAAGCGGACTGCTGCGGAAGAAGACACTGGTCCCTGGCCCGCCAGGCTCTAGCCGCCCTCTCAAGGGCCAGGTGGTGACCGTGCACCTGCAGATGTCCCTAGAAAATGGCACCCACGTACAGGAAGAGCCTGAACTGACCTTCACGCTGGGAGACTGTGATGTCATCCAG GCCTTGGACCTCAGTGTCCCGCTCATGGATGTGGGCGAGACAGCCATGGTCACCGCTGACTCCAAGTACTGCTACGGTCCCCAAGGCAG GAGCCCGTACATCCCCCCCCACGCGGCCCTGTGTCTGGAAGTCACCCTGAAGATGGCAGAGGATGGACCTGACCTAGAGATGCTGAGTGGGCAGGAGCGTGTGGCTCTGGCAAACCGCAAGCGGGAGTGTGGCAATGCCCACTACCAGCGTGCTGACTTTGTGCTGGCTGCCAACTCCTATGACTTGGCCATCAAGGCCATCACCTCCAGTGCCAAAG TGGACATGACctgtgaggaagaggagcagCTGCTACAACTGAAGGTCAAGTGTCTGAACAACCTTGCGGCTTCGCAGCTGAAGCTGGACCACTACCGCGCAGCACTGCGCTCCTGCAGCCAGGTGCTGGAACACCAGCCCGACAACATCAAGGCGCTGTTCCGCAAGGGCAAG GTGCTGGCTCAGCAAGGAGAATATAGTGAGGCCATCCCTATCCTGAGGGCTGCCCTGAAGCTGGAGCCTTCCAACAAG aCGATCCATGCGGAGCTCTCAAAGCTGGTGAAGAAGCGTGCTGCACAGCGGAGCACAGAGACCGCCCTGTACCGAAAGATGCTGGGCAACCCCAGCCGGCTGCCTGCCAAGTGTCCGGGCAAGGGGGCCTGG TCCATCCCATGGAAGTGGCTGTTTGGGGCGACTGCTGTGGCCCTGGGGGGCGTGGCTCTCTCTGTGGTCATTGCTGCCAGGAACTGA